CCAAATGCCAAGCTGCGCCAAAACGCCGCCAGCTGACCAGCCAGTAGCATGCATCCCCCTTCCGTAAGAACGTGGACAGAAGAATTGGCTTTCTCTCTGTCCGACAGTCTCGTGATGGGTTCGAAAACTTCGCTGTGAATAATGGCGTGGACACAACCAACGGGTGGTGGGGCATGTACTCTGGGAAGGCCAACTCGGGAATGCCGGTTATTATGTCAGCCCAATCCAGAAATAAGGTGAAAACTTCGCTTTTTGCTCGgctgaagagaaaaaaataGGCCTTCGTCTCGTGACCATCGACATTGGCAATGGAGAAAAAATAGCTGATCATCAGGCTCGGCGCCGCACCCCTCCATACACCGCCGTGTTGGTgtgggggtttgtttggcTGAAGCTCAGCTGTGGGGTTGCTGGTTGTTTCCCAGCATTAATACACtgtaaaaaaaagaaaaaaaagaatgaaAACAGTGCGTTGGCAGTGATGCCATCACGAGTTCGACCGGTCATCTGATCCTTTCCCCTGAATTGATTGGAGACAGAGTGACAATTGTTGTCCCTTGCAGGTTGCATTTATTAGCCTAGGTGAGATAATCAAGATAGGCTACCTAATCGATAACACTTATCGCTGCCCCTCCAGTAACCATCCATCAAGGTAACAGAgctatcatcatcaatgaGAGGCATGTTGCATCCTCACAACCACGGGCTTCCTCTCAACCAACATGAAAGTCTTTAGGCTCTCCCACTCGAGCCTTTTCCCGTCGACCGCTTCAAAATCAAACGCCCTCAGCAGCTTGGTTGTGATCAACCGCATCTCGGCCCAAGCCAGGTGAATCCCGAGACAGATTCTCGGTCCCATGCTGAACGGTTGGAATGCCTCTCTCTTGTCTGTATAGAATTCCGATTCTGGCTTGGAGGCATCAGGTAACCATCTCTCGGGCAAGAACTCATCAGCACCGCGCCAGTAATTGGGATCCCGTTGCATAGCATACGCTTGGATCGACACCAACGTCTGACCCGGCAGTGTCACTCCCGCAACCACCCCACCCGCATCTGGCACCCGTCTCGGCAAGATCCAGGGTATAGGCGTGCACAACCTCAACGCCTCGGTCAGCACTGCATTTAGCCACTTCAGCTCCCGTAGCGAGTCCAGCGTGATCTCCCTCCCATCGTCGCCGAGCCCTCTGACTTCGTCCGTTACTTTCTTCAAATACTGCGGGTTCTGGACCAGATAATTCATCATACCCGTCAACACCGTCGCAGTAGTCTCGCTGCCAGCAATCACAAGCGCCATAAACGACCCGTTGATATCATCTAGCGACATCTCGTTCTTGGTGTTTCCTCGCAGAATGGGGCTCATAatatcctccctctccacctcatAATTCATCCTCCTggccaccctctccaccacctgcccccAGTGATCCCGTTGCATCTTCCTGAGCGATGGAGGTATGAGCTTGAACAAAGCAGACTCCACCCAGGGGTAGAACCTCGCCGCAGCAACCTTGGTTGCCATTGCGGGCGTGTGGAAGAGAATGGCCACCCAGGGGTGATATTTGCTGTTCTCCAGGCAGTGGAAGCTCTCACCAAAAGCAAGATCACCAAAGATGTCAAAGGTCACAAAGTTGAACCAGGGGCTGATATCTACCTCCGCCTTGGCCACACCTTTGTTATCTTTTTCGCCTGAGGATGGGGAGTCGATCATTTCGGAAAGACGCTCGACAAGCAAGTTGACGTAGCGTTGGATGATTGGTTCCTGAGACCGCAGAGCGCGGGTGGTGAAGCCCGGGGTCAAGGCCTTTCTCATGCGGGCGTGCGTCTCGTGGTTGAGAGCTGTGAGCAAGCCCTCGGTGTGGACACGCTGCGTAGTCCACCAAGTCGGATCTTTGGGAAACGGCGGCCTTCCGTGATGGGATTGCAGTATGTCATTCCAGGCAGATGGGTGCGTAAATGTCAACTCATTGGGTGCGATTCTCAAGATTGGGCCGTATTTGCGGTGGAGCTTCTGGATATCATGGACGAAGGTCCCGCGAAGGAGAGCCCAGATATAGGGCAGGCGAGTGGCTGACCATGATTTGGGACCGGGGATGTctttgagggggtggaagtaGAGGTTGTAGATGGCGCGAAGGAGGAAGTAACCAACCAAAGAAAGGAGAACGGCGCCAGCCATGGTTGGCCAGGTGGATTTGAGTAACGCAGCTTCCATTGTGACGCTGGAGTGTGGTGGACGAAAAAAAGCTGGGAATCAGGGGATTCTGAAGGCATATAGACCACCACTCGACCTACCTCGAAGGATTTAGTCTAGACACT
The window above is part of the Podospora bellae-mahoneyi strain CBS 112042 chromosome 3, whole genome shotgun sequence genome. Proteins encoded here:
- a CDS encoding hypothetical protein (EggNog:ENOG503P14Z; COG:Q) encodes the protein MEAALLKSTWPTMAGAVLLSLVGYFLLRAIYNLYFHPLKDIPGPKSWSATRLPYIWALLRGTFVHDIQKLHRKYGPILRIAPNELTFTHPSAWNDILQSHHGRPPFPKDPTWWTTQRVHTEGLLTALNHETHARMRKALTPGFTTRALRSQEPIIQRYVNLLVERLSEMIDSPSSGEKDNKGVAKAEVDISPWFNFVTFDIFGDLAFGESFHCLENSKYHPWVAILFHTPAMATKVAAARFYPWVESALFKLIPPSLRKMQRDHWGQVVERVARRMNYEVEREDIMSPILRGNTKNEMSLDDINGSFMALVIAGSETTATVLTGMMNYLVQNPQYLKKVTDEVRGLGDDGREITLDSLRELKWLNAVLTEALRLCTPIPWILPRRVPDAGGVVAGVTLPGQTLVSIQAYAMQRDPNYWRGADEFLPERWLPDASKPESEFYTDKREAFQPFSMGPRICLGIHLAWAEMRLITTKLLRAFDFEAVDGKRLEWESLKTFMLVERKPVVVRMQHASH